A window of the Deltaproteobacteria bacterium genome harbors these coding sequences:
- a CDS encoding DNA-binding protein, which produces MPERTNNAAVADALDEVGTLLAAQDAHPSRVVAYHGAAEMVRALPEPLAPDGRRTGVQLPGIGPSLARAIGELAATGRLGLLDRLRGHDDGEARLTTVPGIGLALAHRIHETLGIETLEELELAARSGRLARVPGIGARRARMVLTDLQARLEARLVRPAPATAEPPVAEMLAIDRAYRERVRAGTLVKIAPRRLNPTREAWLPVMHVRRGAREYTALFSNTARAHALRATRDWVVLYVDEDHHERQATVVTETRGALAGKRVIRGREVECAAYYAGAAAAARPAGAVPPRRREDAAPRPSRIDPSPPA; this is translated from the coding sequence ATGCCCGAGCGGACGAATAACGCCGCCGTCGCCGACGCCCTCGACGAGGTCGGAACGCTCCTCGCGGCGCAGGACGCGCACCCGTCGCGCGTCGTCGCCTACCATGGCGCCGCGGAGATGGTCCGCGCCCTCCCCGAGCCGCTCGCTCCGGATGGTCGGCGCACCGGCGTCCAGCTCCCCGGCATCGGACCGAGCCTCGCCCGTGCGATCGGCGAGCTCGCGGCAACAGGGCGCCTCGGGCTGCTCGACCGCCTGCGCGGCCACGACGACGGCGAGGCGCGCCTCACGACGGTCCCCGGCATCGGCCTCGCCCTCGCCCACCGCATCCACGAAACGCTCGGAATCGAGACCCTGGAGGAGCTCGAACTCGCCGCGCGCAGCGGGCGCCTGGCGCGCGTCCCGGGCATCGGGGCGCGCCGCGCCCGCATGGTGCTGACCGATCTGCAGGCGCGCCTCGAGGCCCGTCTCGTGCGCCCCGCGCCGGCCACGGCCGAGCCGCCGGTCGCCGAGATGCTCGCGATCGACCGCGCGTACCGCGAGCGCGTCCGGGCCGGCACGCTCGTGAAGATCGCGCCGCGCCGCCTGAACCCGACCCGCGAGGCGTGGCTCCCCGTCATGCACGTCCGCCGCGGCGCCCGTGAGTACACGGCGCTCTTCTCGAATACCGCGCGCGCCCACGCGCTCAGGGCGACGCGGGACTGGGTCGTGCTCTACGTCGACGAGGACCACCACGAACGCCAGGCGACGGTCGTCACCGAGACGCGCGGGGCGCTCGCCGGCAAGCGTGTCATCCGCGGCCGCGAGGTCGAATGCGCGGCATACTATGCGGGCGCGGCCGCGGCGGCGCGGCCCGCGGGCGCGGTCCCGCCCCGGCGTCGCGAGGACGCCGCGCCACGTCCCTCCCGGATCGACCCCTCCCCGCCCGCCTAG
- a CDS encoding lytic murein transglycosylase: protein MRRLPIVAFIFCASLAASAVRAAASDDEAIAARHGWRWLVDKLAADGVPRAEAAAAFADPRLPAFDGLWFALAPRESSTRYRQLRSPASVRAAERCRARYASAFRKAEEREGVPAGLIAAIVHVESSCGNATGSSNVLHRLARLAMANEPANLARNVVDHAGEPPDPAIAAVVRERAAYLERTFYPEVRGVFTMAERLRIDPLAMEGSGAGAFGFPQFLPTSYLRYGVDGNDDGRVSLYDMDDAAASCARFLAGNGWRAGLTLPERRRVIWQYNRSDAYIDTVLALHRQIEAPAPVERNPRVARNELRKRRAR from the coding sequence ATGCGTCGTCTGCCGATCGTCGCCTTCATCTTCTGCGCATCTCTCGCGGCATCCGCCGTGCGGGCTGCGGCGAGCGACGACGAGGCGATCGCGGCCCGCCACGGCTGGCGCTGGCTGGTCGACAAGCTCGCGGCCGACGGCGTGCCGCGCGCCGAGGCGGCGGCGGCCTTCGCCGATCCCCGCCTCCCCGCCTTCGACGGCCTCTGGTTCGCGCTCGCGCCGCGCGAGAGCAGCACCCGCTACCGCCAGCTCCGGAGCCCGGCCAGCGTGCGCGCGGCGGAGCGGTGCCGCGCTCGTTACGCCTCCGCCTTCCGGAAAGCGGAGGAGCGCGAAGGCGTTCCGGCGGGCCTCATCGCAGCGATCGTGCACGTCGAGAGTTCGTGTGGGAACGCAACCGGCTCGAGCAACGTCCTCCACCGCCTCGCCCGCCTCGCCATGGCGAACGAGCCCGCCAACCTCGCCCGCAACGTCGTCGACCACGCCGGCGAGCCGCCCGACCCGGCGATCGCAGCGGTCGTGCGCGAGCGGGCCGCCTACCTCGAGCGCACCTTCTACCCAGAGGTCCGCGGCGTCTTCACGATGGCCGAACGGCTCCGCATCGATCCCCTCGCCATGGAAGGCTCGGGCGCCGGCGCCTTCGGCTTCCCGCAGTTCCTGCCGACGAGCTACCTCCGCTACGGCGTCGACGGCAACGACGACGGGCGCGTGAGCCTCTACGACATGGACGACGCCGCGGCCTCGTGCGCGCGCTTCCTTGCGGGAAACGGCTGGCGGGCCGGCCTCACGCTCCCCGAGCGTCGCCGCGTCATCTGGCAGTACAACCGCTCCGACGCCTACATCGACACGGTCCTCGCGCTGCACCGCCAGATCGAGGCGCCGGCGCCGGTCGAGCGGAATCCGCGCGTCGCCAGGAACGAGCTCCGTAAGCGCCGCGCCCGCTGA
- a CDS encoding response regulator transcription factor yields MTGGHRAEDYGDSGAGEPMRVVIADDHALFRQGLRMMLELQSDVRIVGEAATMDELTAIVAGAVPDLLLLDLQMERSALPDVPVLAERTRVVVVTANEAPEEALAVLRLGVRGVVFKRYAIETLMGAIRSVQAGHVWMPPELQAAMTAEWRTPGVQGLTERELEVVRHVARGLRNAEVATRLHVSEVTVKTHLTNVFQKLGVRDRVELALWAVRTGLVDVRDRLG; encoded by the coding sequence ATGACGGGCGGCCACCGCGCCGAGGACTACGGGGACTCCGGCGCGGGCGAGCCGATGCGCGTGGTCATCGCCGACGACCACGCGCTTTTTCGCCAGGGGCTTCGCATGATGCTCGAGCTCCAGTCCGACGTCCGCATCGTGGGGGAGGCCGCGACGATGGACGAGCTCACCGCCATCGTTGCCGGCGCGGTTCCGGACCTCCTGCTCCTCGACCTGCAGATGGAGCGGAGCGCTCTGCCGGACGTACCGGTGCTCGCGGAGCGCACGCGGGTCGTCGTCGTGACGGCGAACGAGGCGCCCGAGGAAGCGCTGGCGGTGCTGCGTCTCGGCGTCCGCGGGGTCGTGTTCAAGCGCTACGCCATCGAGACGCTCATGGGGGCGATCCGCTCCGTACAGGCGGGACACGTATGGATGCCGCCGGAGCTGCAAGCCGCGATGACGGCCGAGTGGCGCACGCCGGGGGTGCAGGGGCTCACGGAGCGCGAGCTCGAGGTCGTGCGGCACGTTGCGCGCGGGTTGCGCAACGCCGAGGTGGCGACGCGCCTGCACGTGAGCGAGGTTACGGTGAAGACGCACCTCACGAATGTCTTCCAGAAGCTGGGGGTGCGCGATCGTGTGGAGCTTGCGCTCTGGGCCGTGCGCACGGGGCTCGTCGACGTCCGCGACCGGCTCGGCTGA
- a CDS encoding BON domain-containing protein, whose amino-acid sequence MIVLRSDEALAEEVRRELAWDSQVNAVSVHVAVANRIVALTGTVRSYAEKVAAQRAAHRVPGVLDVVNDVTVLARADERSDAEIAAAVRHALQWDVRVPDERITSTVSGGSVTLGGTVELLREREDAEEAVRALRGVRNVVNDLVVAPRRIDSRKVRSAIEDALARQAHHDTRRIAVAVENGVVTLSGPVDSFAEKRAVMGVVGHLPGVVAVCDRLMLPA is encoded by the coding sequence ATGATCGTCCTGCGAAGCGACGAGGCGCTCGCGGAGGAGGTCCGACGCGAGCTCGCCTGGGACAGTCAGGTCAATGCCGTGAGCGTGCACGTCGCGGTCGCCAATCGCATCGTGGCGCTCACCGGGACGGTGAGGAGCTACGCGGAGAAGGTTGCGGCGCAACGCGCGGCGCATCGCGTGCCGGGCGTGCTCGACGTCGTGAACGACGTCACGGTGCTCGCGAGAGCGGACGAGCGCAGCGACGCGGAGATCGCCGCCGCCGTGCGTCATGCGCTCCAGTGGGACGTGCGCGTGCCCGACGAGCGGATCACCTCGACCGTGAGCGGCGGCTCGGTGACGCTCGGGGGCACCGTCGAGCTCCTGCGCGAGCGCGAGGACGCGGAGGAGGCGGTGCGGGCGTTGCGCGGTGTCCGGAACGTCGTGAACGACCTCGTGGTGGCGCCGCGCCGCATCGACTCCCGCAAGGTGCGCTCGGCGATTGAGGACGCGCTCGCGCGCCAGGCCCATCATGATACGCGGCGGATCGCGGTCGCCGTCGAGAACGGTGTCGTGACGTTGAGTGGTCCGGTCGACTCGTTCGCCGAGAAGCGAGCCGTGATGGGCGTCGTCGGCCATCTACCGGGCGTCGTCGCGGTGTGCGATCGGCTGATGCTCCCGGCGTGA
- a CDS encoding TerB family tellurite resistance protein, protein MTDLVVDPRRSIARLAAAVMAADARVTSAEIAAAAGLVRLGLGALEPATRDELARAVDGPIDVGAACAVLLDAYPDGGGTILAALADIAASDGELDPREVALLGRIGDALDVAPAIVAHVVRTAAAVTGASVLAEPRGEAAPRPVAAAWAETSPAAASETAGAPPAPTSDPLATAYAALGLAPGASAAVVEDAYRAVIERYQPIKVLDLGSEFAVLAVRRLAAATAAFTAIGKARGSR, encoded by the coding sequence ATGACGGACCTCGTTGTCGATCCACGCCGTTCGATCGCGCGCCTCGCCGCGGCCGTGATGGCGGCCGACGCCCGTGTGACCAGCGCCGAGATCGCCGCCGCCGCCGGGCTCGTCCGGCTCGGCCTCGGGGCGCTCGAGCCCGCGACCCGGGACGAACTCGCACGCGCCGTGGACGGACCGATCGATGTCGGTGCTGCCTGCGCCGTGCTGCTCGACGCCTACCCGGACGGCGGCGGCACTATCCTCGCGGCGCTCGCCGACATCGCCGCGAGTGACGGCGAGCTCGATCCGCGCGAGGTCGCGCTCCTCGGCCGCATCGGCGACGCGCTCGACGTGGCGCCGGCGATCGTCGCGCACGTGGTGCGGACCGCGGCCGCGGTGACCGGGGCATCGGTGCTCGCGGAGCCGCGGGGGGAGGCCGCGCCGCGGCCGGTCGCGGCGGCGTGGGCCGAGACGAGCCCCGCCGCGGCATCCGAGACGGCCGGAGCGCCGCCGGCTCCGACGTCCGACCCGCTCGCGACGGCCTATGCCGCGCTCGGGCTCGCGCCCGGCGCGTCCGCGGCCGTCGTCGAGGACGCGTATCGCGCCGTCATCGAGCGGTATCAGCCGATCAAGGTTCTCGATCTCGGCTCCGAGTTCGCCGTGCTCGCGGTGCGCCGGCTCGCGGCCGCAACCGCGGCGTTCACGGCCATCGGCAAGGCCCGCGGGTCCCGGTGA
- the corA gene encoding magnesium/cobalt transporter CorA — protein MFRKAHPPIGARPGTLAIPAGSPPPRLKVTAYDAAGIREVEVANVDDLAAFRDAPGMCWIDVQGLGDEVVLRRIGSIFDIHPLALEDAVNVPQRAKSEVYPNHQLVIARLPILDDGGGVDTPQVCMLIGPRHLLTFQVRFLGFFDAARERLRAGLGPMRSSGPDYLAYALLDTMIDHYYPLAEQISEELEALEDEIVDDPECDALGRLHRLRRQLAVLRRVAWPQREAVSQLVREKTPFVSEAVQLYLRDTFDHVSQIVEMIDSAREMAVGLSELHLSTIGHRTNEVMKVLTLMSSVFIPLTFIAGIYGMNFENMPELRSPVGYFVVLAVMVATALGMLGFFRRRGWLGSGRRRARAGSEVL, from the coding sequence ATGTTCCGCAAGGCCCATCCACCGATCGGCGCGCGGCCCGGCACCCTCGCGATCCCCGCGGGCTCGCCGCCGCCGCGCCTGAAGGTGACGGCCTACGACGCCGCCGGCATCCGCGAGGTGGAGGTCGCGAACGTCGACGACCTCGCGGCGTTTCGCGACGCGCCCGGGATGTGCTGGATCGACGTGCAGGGGCTCGGCGACGAGGTCGTGCTCAGGAGGATCGGGAGCATCTTCGACATCCACCCGCTCGCGCTCGAGGACGCGGTGAACGTGCCGCAGCGGGCGAAGTCGGAGGTGTACCCGAACCACCAGCTCGTGATCGCGCGCTTGCCGATCCTCGACGACGGCGGTGGCGTCGACACGCCGCAGGTCTGCATGCTGATCGGACCGCGCCACCTGCTCACCTTCCAGGTCCGCTTCCTCGGCTTCTTCGATGCCGCCCGCGAACGCCTGCGCGCCGGGCTCGGGCCGATGCGGTCCTCGGGCCCGGACTATCTCGCGTACGCGCTCCTCGACACGATGATCGACCACTACTACCCGCTGGCCGAGCAGATCTCCGAGGAGCTCGAGGCGCTCGAGGACGAGATCGTCGACGATCCGGAGTGCGATGCGCTCGGGCGGCTGCACCGGCTGCGCCGCCAGCTCGCGGTGCTCAGGCGGGTGGCGTGGCCGCAGCGCGAGGCCGTGAGCCAGCTCGTGCGCGAGAAGACGCCCTTCGTGTCCGAGGCGGTGCAGCTCTATCTCCGCGACACGTTCGATCACGTGTCGCAGATCGTCGAGATGATCGACTCGGCGCGCGAGATGGCGGTCGGCCTCTCGGAGCTGCACCTCTCGACGATCGGCCATCGCACCAACGAGGTGATGAAGGTGCTGACGCTCATGTCGAGCGTCTTCATCCCGCTCACCTTCATCGCCGGCATCTACGGCATGAACTTCGAGAACATGCCCGAGCTGCGCTCGCCGGTCGGCTACTTCGTGGTGCTCGCCGTCATGGTGGCGACAGCGCTCGGCATGCTGGGGTTCTTCCGCCGCCGCGGCTGGCTCGGGAGCGGGCGGCGCCGGGCGCGCGCGGGCTCCGAGGTTCTCTAG
- a CDS encoding amidase translates to MTDLALRPAVELVAALKKGDLGARELLDHYLARVERLNGALNAVVTLDVERARRAADAADTARRRGIATLGPLHGLPMTIKDTLETAGLRTTAGATLLSGYIPGSDATVVERARAAGAIIFGKTNTPTYAADVQTYNPIFGITRNPWNLERTCGGSSGGAAVAIAAGLAGAEIGSDIGGSIRCPAHCCGIYGHKPTHGIVPSRGHIPGPPGALGEYDLGVMGPLARSADDLALLLDVLAGPDAADAAGWRLTLPPPRRHALRDYRVAVWMDDPFGPVDAEVRAHGAATVAALRSAGVAVDERARPVADLGVVHRLYEKLLWPILSGGMTVEEVAELARVAAATPPDDANLFDRFVRAVTLPARDWIAVDEERQQIRRGWAEFFTRFDVLICPIWPVPAIAHDHGDTLLSRTIRVNGLERSYIELIVWAGLVTMALLPATAVPIGRTPAGLPVGFQIVGPYLEDRTTIDFARRLADVIGGYVPPSGV, encoded by the coding sequence ATGACCGACCTCGCCCTCCGCCCCGCCGTCGAGCTCGTCGCCGCGCTCAAGAAGGGCGACCTCGGCGCCCGGGAGCTCCTCGACCACTACCTGGCGCGCGTCGAGCGGCTGAACGGCGCCCTCAACGCCGTCGTGACCCTCGACGTGGAACGGGCGCGCCGCGCCGCCGATGCCGCCGACACCGCGCGCAGGCGCGGCATCGCGACGCTCGGGCCGCTTCACGGGCTGCCGATGACCATCAAGGACACGCTCGAGACCGCGGGCCTCCGCACGACGGCGGGGGCGACGCTGCTCTCGGGCTACATCCCGGGCTCCGACGCGACGGTCGTCGAGCGCGCGCGTGCCGCGGGCGCCATCATCTTCGGGAAGACGAATACCCCGACCTACGCGGCGGACGTCCAGACCTACAACCCGATCTTCGGCATCACGCGGAATCCATGGAACCTCGAGCGCACCTGCGGCGGGTCTTCGGGCGGCGCGGCGGTCGCGATCGCCGCCGGGCTCGCGGGCGCGGAGATCGGCAGCGACATCGGAGGCTCGATCCGCTGTCCGGCCCATTGCTGCGGCATCTACGGCCACAAGCCGACCCACGGGATCGTCCCGTCGCGCGGCCACATTCCCGGGCCGCCGGGCGCGCTCGGCGAGTACGATCTCGGGGTGATGGGCCCCTTGGCGCGGAGCGCCGACGACCTGGCGCTCCTCCTCGACGTGCTCGCCGGTCCCGATGCGGCGGACGCTGCGGGCTGGCGCCTCACGCTCCCGCCGCCCCGCCGGCACGCGCTGCGCGACTACCGCGTCGCGGTGTGGATGGACGATCCCTTCGGCCCGGTCGACGCCGAGGTGCGGGCGCACGGCGCCGCGACGGTGGCGGCGCTGCGCTCGGCGGGCGTCGCGGTCGACGAACGGGCGCGGCCGGTCGCGGATCTCGGCGTGGTGCACCGCCTCTACGAGAAGCTCCTCTGGCCGATCCTCTCGGGCGGCATGACCGTGGAGGAGGTGGCGGAGCTGGCGCGCGTCGCCGCCGCGACGCCGCCCGACGACGCGAACCTCTTCGACCGCTTCGTCCGCGCCGTCACGCTGCCGGCGCGCGACTGGATCGCGGTCGACGAGGAGCGCCAGCAGATCCGCCGCGGCTGGGCGGAGTTCTTCACGCGCTTCGACGTCCTGATCTGCCCGATCTGGCCGGTGCCCGCGATCGCGCACGACCACGGCGATACGCTGCTCTCGCGCACGATCCGCGTGAACGGCCTCGAGCGCTCGTACATCGAGCTCATCGTCTGGGCCGGGCTCGTGACGATGGCGCTGCTGCCGGCGACGGCCGTACCGATCGGCCGCACGCCGGCCGGTCTGCCCGTCGGGTTCCAGATCGTCGGTCCGTACCTCGAGGACCGCACGACGATCGACTTCGCGCGCCGGCTCGCCGACGTGATCGGGGGCTACGTCCCACCCTCGGGTGTCTGA
- a CDS encoding nucleotidyltransferase codes for MTLETPEVVLADVAHRLEGRGVAFALVGGLAVSIRSEVRFTRDVDLAVAVAGDDDMEALVHHLRGVGYRSVAVVEHEVRRRLATARLESPTGMLVDLIAASCGIEAEVVARAERISIEGAGTIPVARPEELLAMKILSMTEQRLQDRLDAINLVLANPTLELAEVRALLALITSRGYERGQDLSAKLDELLAAARAHTT; via the coding sequence GTGACGCTTGAAACTCCCGAGGTCGTCCTGGCGGATGTCGCGCATCGCCTGGAAGGGCGCGGGGTGGCGTTCGCACTCGTCGGAGGCCTCGCCGTTTCCATTCGCAGCGAGGTCCGCTTTACCCGCGACGTCGATCTCGCGGTCGCCGTCGCCGGTGACGACGACATGGAAGCCCTGGTTCACCACCTGCGCGGGGTGGGCTACCGTTCGGTCGCCGTCGTAGAGCACGAAGTCCGCCGACGGCTGGCGACCGCACGCCTGGAATCGCCGACGGGGATGCTGGTCGATCTCATCGCTGCATCGTGCGGAATCGAAGCGGAGGTCGTAGCGCGGGCCGAGCGTATCTCCATCGAGGGTGCCGGCACCATCCCCGTTGCGCGCCCCGAGGAGCTCCTGGCCATGAAGATCCTCTCGATGACCGAGCAGCGGCTGCAGGACCGTCTCGACGCGATCAACCTCGTGCTCGCCAATCCGACGCTCGAGCTCGCCGAGGTGCGAGCCCTCCTTGCCCTCATCACGTCGCGCGGCTACGAGCGCGGCCAGGATCTGTCCGCCAAGCTTGACGAGCTACTCGCCGCGGCCCGCGCCCACACTACCTGA
- a CDS encoding nucleotidyltransferase domain-containing protein → MSRAALLAKLRRRLPACVTEAYLFGSYARDEASAESDIDLILVAPSSRTFPDRFRDVPGLGKGLPPMDLMIYTPAEWRTLRAQPSSLLQVAMSEWVAVISSAPAVPPPRRFRSG, encoded by the coding sequence GTGTCTCGCGCCGCGCTCTTGGCGAAGCTGCGCCGGCGTTTGCCGGCGTGCGTGACGGAAGCGTACCTCTTCGGAAGCTACGCGCGTGACGAGGCCTCGGCCGAGAGCGACATCGATCTGATCCTCGTCGCGCCGTCGTCGCGGACGTTCCCCGATCGATTTCGTGACGTTCCCGGCCTCGGCAAAGGTCTGCCGCCGATGGATCTGATGATCTACACACCCGCCGAGTGGCGGACCCTGCGCGCGCAACCGTCGTCGCTCCTGCAGGTAGCCATGTCCGAGTGGGTGGCCGTGATCAGCTCGGCTCCGGCGGTGCCTCCACCCCGCCGGTTCCGGTCCGGGTGA